One segment of Polaribacter huanghezhanensis DNA contains the following:
- a CDS encoding ArsR/SmtB family transcription factor — MGITKAEKFTDEQNEIALFAKVFGHPARVAILQHLFKIDACVCGDLVNEIKLAQPTISQHLKELKLLGLIKGNVEGTSVCYCIDSKNWTRMKEVMFQFLNQDLTEKENCC, encoded by the coding sequence ATGGGAATCACAAAAGCAGAAAAATTTACTGACGAACAAAATGAAATTGCTTTGTTTGCCAAAGTATTTGGACATCCAGCAAGAGTTGCCATTTTACAGCATTTATTTAAAATTGACGCGTGTGTTTGTGGCGATTTAGTAAATGAAATAAAATTAGCACAACCCACAATATCTCAGCATTTAAAAGAATTAAAACTCTTAGGTTTGATTAAAGGAAATGTGGAAGGCACGAGTGTTTGTTACTGTATAGACTCAAAAAATTGGACGAGAATGAAAGAAGTGATGTTTCAATTTTTAAATCAAGATCTTACGGAAAAAGAAAATTGTTGCTAA
- a CDS encoding thiol-disulfide oxidoreductase DCC family protein, whose amino-acid sequence MDLFDKLLKNKQLVLFDGVCNFCNASVLKIIKKDTQNIFLFASLQSEIGKEITHHFKIDTKKIDSIVLVVSNTTFYIKSTAALKIAKHFGGFWMLFQIFWILPTAFRDLVYNYIAKNRYKWFGKKESCMLPTPELKSKFIDS is encoded by the coding sequence TAAGCAACTAGTCCTTTTTGATGGAGTTTGTAATTTTTGCAACGCTTCTGTTTTAAAAATTATAAAAAAAGACACACAAAATATTTTTTTATTTGCTTCACTTCAATCAGAAATAGGAAAAGAAATCACACATCATTTTAAGATTGATACAAAAAAAATAGATTCTATTGTTTTGGTTGTATCAAATACTACGTTTTATATTAAATCTACTGCAGCATTAAAAATTGCAAAACATTTTGGTGGATTCTGGATGCTTTTTCAAATCTTTTGGATTTTACCAACAGCGTTTAGAGATTTGGTTTACAATTATATTGCAAAAAATCGCTACAAATGGTTTGGAAAAAAAGAAAGCTGCATGCTACCAACTCCAGAATTAAAATCTAAATTTATAGACTCATGA
- a CDS encoding HAD family hydrolase, with translation MNRIQCVIFDMDGVIIDSELLHKKAYYETFISLGLEVSEELYKTLTGSSTINAFQKLVAHFSLDQDPNELVLQKRKRYVNFFESDPTLHLVKGVEEIIKYFYEKEITLILASSSAMVNINRVFNRFDLNPYFTAKISGADLKESKPHPEIFEKAAVLGNTPKENCIVIEDSDNGVKAANAAGIFVFGYRNPLAADQTLENADKVITAFSELKKFI, from the coding sequence ATGAACAGGATACAATGTGTAATTTTTGATATGGATGGCGTAATTATCGATTCAGAATTACTCCATAAAAAAGCGTATTACGAAACTTTTATTTCTTTAGGATTAGAAGTTTCTGAAGAATTATACAAAACTTTAACAGGTTCTTCTACCATTAATGCATTTCAGAAATTGGTTGCGCATTTTAGTTTAGATCAAGATCCAAACGAATTGGTGTTGCAAAAAAGAAAGCGTTATGTAAATTTTTTTGAAAGCGATCCAACATTGCATTTGGTAAAAGGTGTCGAAGAAATCATCAAGTATTTTTATGAAAAAGAAATTACGCTAATTTTAGCTTCTTCTTCTGCCATGGTAAATATTAATCGGGTTTTTAATCGCTTTGATTTAAATCCCTATTTTACGGCAAAAATAAGCGGAGCAGATTTAAAGGAATCAAAACCACATCCAGAGATTTTTGAAAAAGCGGCCGTTTTAGGAAACACTCCCAAAGAAAATTGTATTGTTATTGAGGATTCTGATAACGGCGTTAAAGCAGCAAATGCTGCTGGCATTTTTGTTTTTGGATACAGAAATCCGTTAGCTGCAGATCAAACCTTAGAAAATGCAGACAAAGTGATAACTGCTTTTAGTGAACTAAAGAAATTCATTTAA